The DNA sequence ATCTGGTGGAGGGTCTCGGTGGCGCGACCGGCGCCCCCGCCCACTTGTTGGCGGGACTCGCTGAGGCCAACGCCATGATCCGCGTGCCCGAGGAGGTCACGGAGATCCGCCCCGGCGACGTCGTTGACGTCATGTTCTTATCGCAGGGCAGCTAGTGCTCGACCCGCTTGGTTTGTCCTATCGCCGCGTGAGCCGTCCTGGCTCCGGCCCGCGCGACCTCGTCCACCCCGGCTGGCCCGAATCGACCCCGGTGGTCCAGCTGCCTGACGGCTCCCGCCTGCGCTTGCGCCCCCTCATGCGTCGCGACGGCCGCGACTGGTCCGAGTACCGCACCCTCGACGAGTCGTTCCTCAAACCGGTGGAACCCACCATGCCCGAGGAGTGGGAGATAGCCCATTCGCCCTCCGCCTTTTGGCGTTTCCTCACCGGCTTGCGTTCCGCCGCCCAGCGCGGTCAAGTCGTCCCGTTTGCCATCGAGCTCAATGGTGCCTTCGCCGGGCAAGTCACCCTCGGCAGTATTCAACACGGCAGCATCTCCGATTGCTGGATCGGCTACTGGGTCCATTCCGCCTTCATGGGGCGCGGGGTGGCCACCGCCGCCTGCGCCTTAGGGACAGACCATGCGTTTCTCCGCATCGGGCTGCACCGGGTGACCGCCACCTACCTGCCCGATAACCCCGCCTCCGGTCGAGTCTTAGCCCTCAACGGCTTCCGCCAGGCGGGCTTCCTCCATGGCAACCTCCACATCGATGGCCGCTGGCAGGACCACCACCTGGTCGCCCAAAACCGCGAGGATCACCGCGGCACGTGCGTCTCCCGCCTGCGGGAACAAGGGCGCCTGCTGTAGACAAACTTGCCCGTCACCTCGGCGGCGTGGCAGGGCAGTGACGCTCAACTGCCGGATTAGTCTGAGAGCATTCGACGTCCCCGTCCCCAGGAAGGTGGCACGACGCGTGTCCGGAAGCCTGATCATTGTCCTGATCATCGTGGTGTGGCTCTTTGTGCTGGCACCTCTTCTTTTGCGTGGTCAAAAGCCGATCCGCAAGGCGGGCGAAGCCTTCGACGACACCCGCGTGCTCTACGAGGGCGGCTCCGGCCGACTCTTGGGCAGCATGCGCCGTCGCCCGAAGCTGCCGCAGGTGAGCAACCAGTCGGAAGATATCGACGACTACGAGGAAGTCCCCGCGGAAGACGTCTTGCTTGATGATGCCCGCCCCTCCCGCCCATTCCTGGGCATGTTCACCCGCCGCGACGCGGCTGATGAAGAACCAGCGGAGATCATCGACGGCGCCGTCGTCCACGAACTCGCTGCCGCGTCCGACACCGTCGAGGAGCCCGTGGATGAGGTCGACGACTTCTACTACGACGATGACTATGACGATGGCGAAGCAACGTACGCCTACGACGACTCCTACACCTCCCCGGCCGACCTCATGTACCCGGACGACGCCGTCGTTGAGGTGCTGGAGGACGAGCCGGTCGACGACGACACCGCCCTCGAAGCCGTGGACGAGGACCTCAGTGACGAAGATAAGGATCTCACCGACGAAGAGATCGAGTTCGCCGAAAGCCGACGCGGCCGCGGTGGCTACGACCCTGTCGCCGATGCTGAGCACTCCACCACCCGTTACCAGCGCCGCCAGCGCACCCTCCTGGGCCTAGTCGCGCTCGTCGTGGTCACTCTGGTGGCCGGTTTCTTCCTCGGCGGATGGTCATGGGCCCTGCCTGGCGTTGCTGCCCTGGCTACGGCCGTGTACCTGGCGGCTCTGCGCACGCAGACCCGGCAGGAGGAAGCGTTGCGCCGCCGCCGGATCCAGCAGCTCCGCCGCGCCCGGTTGGGTGTGCGCAGCGTCGTCGATGAAGAACTATCCATTCCGCGTAACCTCCGTCGCCCGGGCGCCCTCGTGCTGGAGCTGGATGATGAATCCCCCGACTTTGCTTACCTTCCCGTGACGGAAGCCCACTTCGATGAGGAGCTGGATTCTGCCCCGGCGCGCCGCCGCCCGTTCCGTCGCCCCGACAATCACGGTGGCCACGACAGCCGCCGCGTGGGCTAACTCTAAAAGTCCCACACCCCGGAGGAACCGCGCCGCCACGATCCCACCAGGTGGGTATCAACAACCCCGATCGCTTCCATGAGCGCGAAAATGGTCGTCGGCCCGACGAAGGAAAACCCCTCCTTCTTCAGGGCCTTCGCTAGCGCTGCTGACTCGGGTGAGTGGGAGGGCACCTCCGCCGCGGTCCGGGGCGCTGGGGTTTGAGTGGGCTGATAGGACCACACGAACTCCGCGAGGCCATCCTTCTCTCGCAGCCGAATCGTTGCTTGGGCGTTGCGGATGGTGGCCTCAATCTTGCGCCGATTCCGGATAATCCCCGCATCCTCCATGAGGCGATCCACGTCGGCGCTACTGAGTTCGGCTACCGCGTCGACGTCGAAGCCACGGAAGGCCGCCCGGAAATTCTCCCGCCGCCGCAAGATGAGCTCCCACGACAGGCCGGCCTGGAAGCCTTCGAGGCAGAGGCGTTCGAAGACCCCCTGCTCCGTGCGGACGGGCATGCCCCACTCGGTGTCGTAGTAGGTGCGGAGCAGGTCGGAGGAGGCGGCCCAGCGGGGGCGGGCGAGGCCATCGGCTCCGATGATGAGATCAGGTGAGTCAGTCATGGTCTATTGGACTCCGCCAGGCTTCTTCCGGTTCCCCGGCGCGTAGGCATCACCATGAACTCCTCCCGTTGAATGCTTAGGGGTAGTCTATCCACATGGATAAACCGGCTGTGAGGGATGCTGCGTTGCTGTTGCTGCGTGTGGTCCTGGGCACCGTGTTTGTGGCGCACGGGTGGGACAAATTGCTCATCACGGGGCTCACGGAGACCACCGGCCAGTTCAGTGCGTGGGGGGTTCCCCAACCCAAGTTGTCGGCATACGCGGTGATGGTCGTGGAGTTGCTCGGCGGGGCGATGCTGGTGGTGGGCCTGTTGACCACCCTCGTGGCGGGGATCCTCGCCCTGCTCATGGCGGCTGCACTGTGGTTCGTGCACGTCCCCCAGGGGTTCTTTGTCAGTGATGGGGGAGTGGAGTACCCCGTGGTCCTCATTGCTGCGCTGGGCATGGTCGTGGTGTTTGGGGCGGGTCGGGCGAGCTTGGACCGGGTGTTGGTTCGTGATTAGCCATGATCAGGTTCAGGCTGCGCTGTCCGCGCGCATTGATGGGGAACCGGCGCCGTTGAGTGATGATGTCGTTGATGCGCATGTTGCCGGGTGCCAGCAGTGCCGGGAGTTCTGGGAGAACTCGTTGGTGTTGAGTCGGCAGCTCAATTTCGCCGAGCCTGCTGATGGTGGAATGTCGCCGCCGGATTTGTCGGCGGTGATCATCGCGGGTGTGGAGCCGGAGTGGCGGCGTACCGCCAATGCCCGGGCCATCGGCCTTGTCCTTGCCCGGACGTTGCTTATTCTCGCAGGTGTTGCGTGGGTGGTGTGGGGAGTGCAGTTGCTTGGCGATGCCGGTGGGCTCACCCAGATCTCCGCCGATGGCTCCACGTTGAGCGTCGACTCGGATCCGCGTACCGCGGATCTCCTCGTCGATGCTGCCGCTGTCCGATTCGCCTTCGCCTTCGGACTGTTCGCCGTGGCTTGGAAGCCGGGCGTGACGTCCGGGGTTGTGCCGATCATGGGCGCGTTGTGGATGTTTAAGTGTGGGTTCCTCGTGCGTGACATGGTGCTGGGGACGGTCAGCGAGGGTCAGGTCTTGGGCCTGGGGTTGCTCCTGCTCACCCTCATCGCCTTGGTGTGGGCGTGGCTGAACCACCACGGGTTTTTGCTCTTGCGCACCGGGTGGCGGGAGTTGGGCGCGAGCCCGATCTAACTCCAGCTGGGCAGCCACATGAGCCCGTAGTACCACGAGTCCGGGATCATGTAGCCGTAGAGAATCGGGGAGAAGTAGAGGAACATCGCCACCGCTACCGACAGGTAGACGATGACGGCGAGGGTGCCTGATCTCAGGGGACCGCCGGCGAGGATGCTCAGCCACCGCCATGTCACGAGCTTTCCTCGGCCGTGGAGTTGCCCCAGCGTGAGGGCGATGAGCGCGATGGTAAACGGCGCCAGGGCGGTGGCGTAGAAGAAGTACATCTGCCGGTCATACCCCGCCAGCCACGGGAGGAAGCCGGCGGCGAAGGCGACGAGGGGGATGAGGAAGCGATCGTCGCGGCGGATGATGAGGCTCCACAGACCCCACAGCAGGATCGGGACGGTCAGCCACCAGATGGCCGGGGTGCCGAAGAGGTAGATCATGCGTCGGCATGTGCCGCCCAGGCACGAGATGTCGGTGGAGGAAAAGTAGAGCACCGGTCGGGTGCCCGCTAGCCATGACCACGGTTTGGAATCCCACGGGTGCGAATGCCCGCCAGAGGTGGTCAGGGAGGCGTGAAATTCCAGGACGGACCGGTGGTAGAGGAAGAAGGAGCCCAGGGAATCGGGCAGGATGGCGTCTTTGACGGCGTGGCGGTAGACGGAGGTCTCGGAGGCGAACCAGGCCCGCCAGGACCAGAAGTACAGCAGGACCGGGACGATGACGAGGGAGGCGAAGGCCGGGAGGGCGTCGCGAAGCAGCATGCCGCGCAAGGGGCGACGCACGCCGTAGCGGCGGCGCAGGGCCCAGTCCAGTGCCACGCTCATGATCCCGAAAAACGCCATGTAGTACAGGCCCGACCATTTCACCCCGAGGGCGAGGCCGAGGAATACGCCAGCGACAAACCGCCACCAGCGAAAGCCCAGGCGCGGTCCCCACGGCGAGGTGCCGAGCATGCCGTGGGTGTAGGCGTCGTGCATCCGGGCGCGCATCTGCTCGCGGTCGCAGGCCAGGGCCCAGGCGGCGGACACGATGAAAAACACCTGGAAGATGTCGAGCATGCCGAAGCGGGAGCTGACCAACAACACGCCATCAACCACGGCGAGCAGCCCGGCGAAGAAGGCGACCTGCCAGGTGCCGGCGAGGCGGCGGACCAGCAACATCGTCATCACGACGGTCCCGGCGCCGAAGAGTGCCACCATGAAGCGCCAGCCCAACGGGGTGTACCCGAAGACCCATTCGCCGAGCGCAATGATCTGCTTGGCCAGCGGCGGGTGCACCACGAGCCCGTAGCCGGGGTTGGATTCGATGCCGCCGATGAGCGGATTGAACTGGGAGCGCACCATGTCCCACGCCTGCGGCACGTAGTGCTTCTCGTCGAAGACGGGCGTGCCGGAGGCTACCGCGCTGGTGAGGCCGACGAAGCGGGTAAACAGCGCGAGAATGCCAATGACTAGGACCGACCAGGTGTCCTGGCGGGTCCACGCCGCAGGGCGGGGGAGGATGGGGCGCACCGAGGGCGCAAACCGGGGGCCGGGGTACCCGGCGGCGATGGCGGTGCTCACGGCACAGAGTCTAAGGTACAAGGCATGTCTCAGGTCGAATCTCTTCCCCATGGTGTGGTTCTTGCCGCAACTCCGCTGGGCAATATCGGCGACGCCTCGCCCCGGTTGTCCCACGCCCTGGCCACCGCGGGCGTCATCGCCGCGGAGGATACGCGCCGCGTGCGCAACTTGGCGGCGGCGCTCGGGGTGGAGATATCCGGCCGGGTGATTTCCAATTTCGATCACAATGAGGTCGGCCGCGCCCGTCAGCTTATCGACGCCGCCCGGACCGGCACCGTCCTCGTCGTCACCGATGCGGGCATGCCGTTGGTGTCCGACCCCGGGTTCTCGCTTGTCGACGCCGCGCACACTGCCGGCGTCCCCGTCACCTGTCTGCCCGGCCCGTCGGCCGTGACCACCGCCCTGGCCCTGTCGGGCCTGCCGGTGGGGCGGTTCATTTTTGATGGCTTCGCCCCACGCAAGGGTGGGCCGCGCCGGGCGTGGTTGGAATCCCTGCGGGCGGAGGCGCGGGCCGTGTGCTTTTTTGAATCCCCGCACCGCCTGGCCGACACCCTCGAGGTGGCAGCCGACGTGCTGGGGGAGCAGCGCCGGGCGGCGGTGTGCCGCGAGTTGACCAAGACCTACGAGGAAGTCCGCCGCGGCAGCCTTTCAGAGCTGGCCGAGTGGGCGGCTGAGGGAGTGAAAGGCGAGATTACCGTCGTCATCGAAGGCGGCAGCGCCGCCGAGGTGAGTGTGGAGGAGCTCGTTGCCGTGGTGGAGGCGATGGTGGCCGATGGGGTGCGCTTGAAAGAGGCCTGCCGCCAGGTAGCCGCGGGGCGCGGGGTGTCCAACCGTGACTTGTATGAGGCCGTGCTGAACGCGAGATAGATCATACGAAAAGAAATGGTTATGCTTTTGTGATCTCATGGTCCCCTTGGGGGACTCACCTGCGGTGATGGGTGTTACGGGGAGGTAACGGGGGCGTCGATACGCTGTTTTCAGGGAGCGCGACGGTGGGCGCGCAGTTGGTGACGTACACACGAATGCTCAACAGTTATACCCATGACCAATCCTGAGCAGGCGGAACCCAGCACCGCCACTGAACAGCTGGCATCGATGATGTCGGACGCTGAGCTCATCGGCGGCCACCTCGATGAAACCTCCGACGCCGTTGACCGGCACGAGGAGGACGACAAGCCCAGCTT is a window from the Corynebacterium testudinoris genome containing:
- a CDS encoding dolichyl-phosphate-mannose--protein mannosyltransferase is translated as MGKRFDLRHALYLRLCAVSTAIAAGYPGPRFAPSVRPILPRPAAWTRQDTWSVLVIGILALFTRFVGLTSAVASGTPVFDEKHYVPQAWDMVRSQFNPLIGGIESNPGYGLVVHPPLAKQIIALGEWVFGYTPLGWRFMVALFGAGTVVMTMLLVRRLAGTWQVAFFAGLLAVVDGVLLVSSRFGMLDIFQVFFIVSAAWALACDREQMRARMHDAYTHGMLGTSPWGPRLGFRWWRFVAGVFLGLALGVKWSGLYYMAFFGIMSVALDWALRRRYGVRRPLRGMLLRDALPAFASLVIVPVLLYFWSWRAWFASETSVYRHAVKDAILPDSLGSFFLYHRSVLEFHASLTTSGGHSHPWDSKPWSWLAGTRPVLYFSSTDISCLGGTCRRMIYLFGTPAIWWLTVPILLWGLWSLIIRRDDRFLIPLVAFAAGFLPWLAGYDRQMYFFYATALAPFTIALIALTLGQLHGRGKLVTWRWLSILAGGPLRSGTLAVIVYLSVAVAMFLYFSPILYGYMIPDSWYYGLMWLPSWS
- a CDS encoding zf-HC2 domain-containing protein, which translates into the protein MISHDQVQAALSARIDGEPAPLSDDVVDAHVAGCQQCREFWENSLVLSRQLNFAEPADGGMSPPDLSAVIIAGVEPEWRRTANARAIGLVLARTLLILAGVAWVVWGVQLLGDAGGLTQISADGSTLSVDSDPRTADLLVDAAAVRFAFAFGLFAVAWKPGVTSGVVPIMGALWMFKCGFLVRDMVLGTVSEGQVLGLGLLLLTLIALVWAWLNHHGFLLLRTGWRELGASPI
- a CDS encoding DNA-3-methyladenine glycosylase I, producing the protein MTDSPDLIIGADGLARPRWAASSDLLRTYYDTEWGMPVRTEQGVFERLCLEGFQAGLSWELILRRRENFRAAFRGFDVDAVAELSSADVDRLMEDAGIIRNRRKIEATIRNAQATIRLREKDGLAEFVWSYQPTQTPAPRTAAEVPSHSPESAALAKALKKEGFSFVGPTTIFALMEAIGVVDTHLVGSWRRGSSGVWDF
- the rsmI gene encoding 16S rRNA (cytidine(1402)-2'-O)-methyltransferase — protein: MSQVESLPHGVVLAATPLGNIGDASPRLSHALATAGVIAAEDTRRVRNLAAALGVEISGRVISNFDHNEVGRARQLIDAARTGTVLVVTDAGMPLVSDPGFSLVDAAHTAGVPVTCLPGPSAVTTALALSGLPVGRFIFDGFAPRKGGPRRAWLESLRAEARAVCFFESPHRLADTLEVAADVLGEQRRAAVCRELTKTYEEVRRGSLSELAEWAAEGVKGEITVVIEGGSAAEVSVEELVAVVEAMVADGVRLKEACRQVAAGRGVSNRDLYEAVLNAR
- a CDS encoding GNAT family N-acetyltransferase, which codes for MLDPLGLSYRRVSRPGSGPRDLVHPGWPESTPVVQLPDGSRLRLRPLMRRDGRDWSEYRTLDESFLKPVEPTMPEEWEIAHSPSAFWRFLTGLRSAAQRGQVVPFAIELNGAFAGQVTLGSIQHGSISDCWIGYWVHSAFMGRGVATAACALGTDHAFLRIGLHRVTATYLPDNPASGRVLALNGFRQAGFLHGNLHIDGRWQDHHLVAQNREDHRGTCVSRLREQGRLL
- a CDS encoding DoxX family protein; its protein translation is MDKPAVRDAALLLLRVVLGTVFVAHGWDKLLITGLTETTGQFSAWGVPQPKLSAYAVMVVELLGGAMLVVGLLTTLVAGILALLMAAALWFVHVPQGFFVSDGGVEYPVVLIAALGMVVVFGAGRASLDRVLVRD
- the sepX gene encoding divisome protein SepX/GlpR, translating into MSGSLIIVLIIVVWLFVLAPLLLRGQKPIRKAGEAFDDTRVLYEGGSGRLLGSMRRRPKLPQVSNQSEDIDDYEEVPAEDVLLDDARPSRPFLGMFTRRDAADEEPAEIIDGAVVHELAAASDTVEEPVDEVDDFYYDDDYDDGEATYAYDDSYTSPADLMYPDDAVVEVLEDEPVDDDTALEAVDEDLSDEDKDLTDEEIEFAESRRGRGGYDPVADAEHSTTRYQRRQRTLLGLVALVVVTLVAGFFLGGWSWALPGVAALATAVYLAALRTQTRQEEALRRRRIQQLRRARLGVRSVVDEELSIPRNLRRPGALVLELDDESPDFAYLPVTEAHFDEELDSAPARRRPFRRPDNHGGHDSRRVG